From the Cystobacter ferrugineus genome, the window AGGACTTCTGTGTCCGGGAGGGCCCCGCGCATCCGCCGAGACCCAGCAGACCCAGGAGCACCAGCATCGCTCGCCGCCAGGCCCTCGTCATGGAACTTCTCCCGGTGCGGAGCCCTGAATCGGCCTGGCTGGACCGCGGGTATCGAGGTCGAGCATCTGGAACGCCTCCAATGGGGACTCACGCATCCCACCATCGGTGAAGAGGAGCACGGCCTCGCCTGGGTGAGCGGCGCGCGGCGTGCCGGGTCGATAGTCGATGGTGGTGCCATTGGTGACGAGGTAGCGCAGCACGCCATCCTGAGGTGTGTCGTGAGGCAGCACGAGCAACTCCCGGCAGCGCTTGTCCCGGGTATGGCCCACGACCTGGGTGAGACCGAGGGGCAGCCGGCGGGGATCGAAGCGGCGGCGCGGGGTGGCGTCGCGGTGGAGGGTGTCCTCGGGGCTCAGGCTCGGACGGTGGTAGAAGATGCCCCGGCCCTCGCCATAGGTGGCGTCACCGGGCCGGTACAGCCCGGGGATGTGCAAGGGGCCCTGGGTCCAGGCGGCCACGGCGGAGTCGAGCGCCTGGTTGAGGGTCTCCACCACGGAGGGGCCGTGGGAGTGGAGCGATTCGGACAGCCCCACCGCGTGGAGATCCTCTCGGGTCACGCCCGCGTGCAGCACGATCATCCGCTCCGCCGCGGCATGGGCCACCCGGAAGCGCCGGGCGCGCAGCAGGTGGTCGACCCAGCGGCGTTGCTCCTCGCGGAAGGTGCCGAAGTCGCGTGCCACCAGCTCGACGTTGGGGAGTTCGGGGTGGCGGGCGAGGAAGTCGCGCTCCCGCGCCTCGTCGACGTCACCTCCCCGGTAGATGCCGTCCGCTTCCACCTGGGCGAGGGCGAAGCGCGCGTCGGTGAAGCCGGCCAGCTCGCCCACGCGGCCCAGGTCGTGGTTGCCCAGCAGCAGCACCGCCTGATCCGCCGGGTGCGCGGCCATCCACGCGATCAGCCGGACGGCGCTCGTGGCGACGGCGTCGCGCTCGAGGGACTTGCCCCAGTCGAAGTGATCTCCCACCGAGATGAGCTGGACATCGGGGATCAGCCGGCCGTTCGCGCCGAGCAGTCCATGGCGATCCAGCACGGCGAAGAAGCGGGTGATGTCCGCCTGGGGATCGCCGATGGCGAAATGGTGGAGGCGGGGTCGCCCGTCGGGCGGTGTCGAATGGGGGCCCTGCTGGGCGGCGGAAGTGGCGAGGGCGAGGGCGGCCTCGATTCGGGGTGTGCTCACGGGCGCATCCTAGAACCCGCGCGAGGGCGGGTGCTGCGGCGATTCCGAGCCAGGTGTCATTCGCCGCCCGCGCAGCGGCACCCACGGCCGGGCGCGGGTGCCGCGTGGGGGGCTATTCGGGGAGCTCCTGCCGCAGACCGCCGCTGCGCTCCACCAGGGGGCACGAGTACACGCCGATGGCCGTGCCGATGAACAGGCTGACGATGTGCACGATCGTCCAGTTCACCATTCCAATGCCATACAGGTCATGGAGCCCCTGCTCGGGCCTCATGATGTCGAGGAAGCGGAGTATCAGGGGGACCGCCACCGAGGCGAGGGCGGCCGCGATGAAGGAGCGCTTCCAGCGCTTGGCGAAGAAGCCTCCGAAGACGCCGGCCATGAGGGAGCCGAGTCCGGGCATCCAGAAGGTGATGAGGCTGACGGTCACCATGGTGAGCGTGCCGATGGTGAGACCCCGGTGCTTCATTGGGGGGTTGGTGGAGCGCACCAGCACGGGCCCATCGTCGAGACAGCCGTAGGCGGCGGCGCGCACCTCGCTTCCCTCCACCTGCTCCTGCCCGCGTGTCTGGTCAACGAAGACGTTGGAGCGAGGGTTCACGGGGGCGGAGCCCTTGGGATCGATGATGTCGGACATGCGTTTCCTCCCGAGGCCGTTGGGGGCGGAATCCCCCGACGTGCGACCTGCCCTGTTGAAGATGGGACCGCATCCCGGGAGGGGCAGCGGCTGGAGCCTGACTGGAGGCCCTGCTCGCGCTCCAGCCTGCCCATGTTCGCCTGGCTGGGGCCCGTGCTCCGCGAGCGGCTCAGCCCAGGTGGGCGCGGAGGAATTCCACGGACCGCTTCCAGGCCAGCTCGGCGTTCTGGGGCGAGTACACCTCGGGCCGCTGCTCGTTGCAGAAGGCGTGGCTCGCGTCGTAGCGGTGGAACTCGGCGGGAATGCCCGCGCCCTTCAACGTCTTCTCCAGCGCGTTCACCCGGTCCGGCGAGCACCAGTCATCGTTGTTGGCGAAGTGCCCCTGTACCGGGCAGCGGATCTTCTTCACGTCGGCGACCGACTCGGGGGGAATCCCATAGAAGGGGATGGCGGCGGAGAGATGCCCATCCGCCGCCGCGGCCGCGAGCGTCAGGGCGCCGCCCATGCAGAAGCCGAGCACCGCCACCTTGGTGCCGGGAGCACGATGGCGCAGGGCCTCGGCCGCGTGGGAGATCTCCTGGGCGGCCCGCCGCATGTCCAGGGCGTTCATCAGCTTCGTGGCCTCGGCGGGGTTCTTCGTCACCTTGCCGCCGTAGAGGTCCTGGGCGAACACGGTGAAGCCCTCGCGCGCCAGACGATCCGCCACGCCGCGCACCTGGTCCGTGAGGCCCCAGAATTCGTGGATGAGGATGACCGCTCCCCGGCTGGAACCTCCCTCGGCCGCCTTCAAGTAGCCCGCGACTTCCTTTCCATCCGCCGTGGTCAGCTTCGCTTGTTGCGCCATGTGTCCGCTCCTGTGGTCCGTGGAGGAGGCGGAGAATAAAGCCGGCGCGCACGCCCGCCGGGCGCGTGAGCGGGCACCGCTGGGGACTGTCAACGGGCAAACCGGTGGACGGGCGACAAGAGGGCCCGCGGGGAAAAAGCACTGACTTTGAATCAACGCACGGGGTCCCCGTCAGAAGGAGCAAGAACGATTTGGGAGGACACGACGATGGCGCTTCAGCACGGACTCTTCACCCTGGCTCTCTCCGCACTCCTGTTCACCCCCGTGGCCGCCTCGGCCGCTGACAACACCCGGCACGCGGCGTCCCCCGTGGCCAGCAACTGGGCTCCCAGCCGGGATTCGCACCGGGCGCCGCCGCCCCCTCCTCCCTCGCGCAGCCGTGATGGCCGCTACGAACTGCAGACGGTGCGCACGGAGGTGCCGGGTCACTACGAGCGCGTCTGGGTCGAGGAGCAGTGCGTGAGGACCCGCCGCCACGTGCGTTCGTGCGAGCCGGCCCACTACGAGCGGCGTTGGGTGCCGGGTTACACCCAGACCTCGCAGCAGTGGGTCTGGGTCCCCCGGAGCCGGGGCCCCTACGGCCGCGGGTAGCCTCGCCGCATCGCCACGCTTCACCGGGAACGCCTCGGCCTTCGGGCCGGGGCGTTCGTGTTTCCGGAGACTTCTTCGTCGCGAAGCGGCACGGTGCGGACCCGGTACTGGAGCTCGAATCAGAGGAGGAAAGTCATGTCGGTCTCGCCCACGTCCGGGGGGGAGCCTCGCCGCGAGGCGGAGCACCGCGAGGTGCTCGCCAGGAGTTTCGACTATGTGATCGTCGGTGGGGGAACGGCGGGCTGCGTCCTCGCGCGCCGCCTGGTGGAGGGCACTGATGCGACCGTGCTCCTGCTCGAGGCGGGCGGGTCGGACGAAGGTGTCGCGAGCCTCTCGGATCCCCTGAGGTGGATCGAGAACATCGGCTCGCCCTACGCCCAGAACTACTTCTACGAGCCGAGCCCGCACGTCGCTCATCGCTCCATCCTCTTGTCGCGCGGCAGGGTGCTGGGCGGTTCGGGCAGCACCAACGCGTTGATCTGGGCCCGCGGCAACAGGGCCGACTACGACGGCTGGGCGGAGGCCGGGAACGCCGGCTGGGACTACGACTCCGTGCTGCCCCTGTTCAAGAAGTCGGAGGACTGGGAGGACGGGGCCAGCGAGCTGCGCGGCGCGGGCGGTCCGATTCGGGTCGAGCGCGCCAGGAACCTCCACCCGGTGGCCGCCGCGCTCATCGACGCCGGTGGCTCCTACGGGATGCCGTACCTCGATGACGTGAACGTGCCCCACCCCGAGGGCGTGGGCCCCATCAACATGAACGTTCGCGCGGGAGCGCGCTGCGGCACGTCGCGCGCTTATCTGCGACCGGTGATGCACGACGAGAGGCTGACGGTGCTGACTGGCGCGCAGGTGCTTTCGTTGACCTTCTCCGGCACGCGCTGCACCGGGCTCGAGTTCCTGCGAGAGGGCGAGCGGCGGTCCGTCGGCGCCTCCCGGGAAGTGATTCTCTGCGCCGGAGCGATCGACACCCCACGTCTCCTCATGCTGTCGGGGATTGGCCCCGCCGAGGAACTCGAGCGGCTCGGCATCCCAGTCGTGGCCGCGCTGCCGGGGGTGGGGCAGAACCTCCAGGAACACATCATCGTGGCCGGGCTCTGCTTCGAGGCAAAGCAGTCGCTGATGCCGCTGAACAACAACCTCGTGGGCAGCACCTTTCATTGGAAGAGCCGCTCCGAGTTGCGCGTGCCGGACCTGATGTTCGTGTCCGTTCAAATCCCCTATGTCTCGGCCGAGCTCGGCGCCCGGTATCCGATTCCGGCGAACACCTTCTGCATCGCGCCGGGCCTGGTCCGGGTCCAGAGCCGGGGCTACGTGCGCATGAAGACCGCCCGGCATGATGGCCCGCTCGAGATCCAACCCAACCTCCTGTCGGAACAGGCCGACGTCGATGCCCTGCTGATGGGACTCGAGCTCGGGCTCGACATCGCGTCACAGCCGGCGTTTCGTGAGTTGACCAGGAGCTGGGTCGCCCCGACGAAGCGGATGAGCCGGGAGGAGTCGGTGGCCTTCCTTCGCCAGGCGTGCTCGCCCTATTTCCATCCCGTGGGCACCTGCGCCATGGGCTCGGGCGAGGACGCCGTGGTGGATGCCCGGCTGCGCGTCCATGGCCTCGAGGGTCTGCGGATCTCCGACGCGTCGATCATGCCGACGATTCCCTCGGCGGGGACTCACGCGCCATCCGTGATGATCGGGGAGTTCGCGTCGCGACTGCTGGTGGGCGGCTGAACCCTCGCTGCCCCCCACATCGGAGCGTTCCACCGGGAGTGGGGGCTCGTCCCCTGCTCGTGTGAGCCAGCCTGCGACCTGGAGACCTGGGGTAGGGAGAGCGCGCCTTTCCTGGCAGGTCATCAACCCCTTGAAATCACTTTTCTTGCCTCGTTGCTTCGCGAACGGACGAGCAGCGCGAGGAGCGGTGAGGGAATGCCGGGAAGGGGGGACCTGTCCGGCGCGGGTCTTCCGGGTCCCCGTTGGGACCGCGGCTCACACAAGGAGTGTGGATGCGCATCCGCTGGCTGCTGTCCGTCGTCTCTTCCGTGGTGCTGGTGGGGTTTGTCGCTTGTGGCTCACGAGAACCCGCTCAGGTCACGGAACCTTCCGCTCCGGAGCTGTCCTCCTCGACGACGACCCCTCCAGCGCCCTCCGTGGACGTCTCCGCGCCATCCCCCACCGCTCCGGCAACGCCTGACGTGCCGGCATCTCCCTCCGCACCCGCTCCGGCGCCAGCCCCTGCTCCTGCGCCGCCTCCTCCCCCTGAGTTCTCCCGCATCCTGTGGGTGTCCCCCAGTGGCAAGGATTCCGCCGCGGGCACGGAGTCGGCGCCCTTGCGTACGGTGGAGAAGGCTCAGTCACTGCTCCAGCCGGGCGAGGCCATCTTCCTCAAATCCGGCACGTACACGGAGCGGCTGCGGCTCGATGCCCGGGATGGTTCCTCCGGGCGCTATCTCACGCTCATGGCCGCGCCCGGCGCGAAGCCCGTCTTCAAGGGGGGCTCGGGGAACCGGGCGCCGATGTTGGAGGTGCGCCGGGCCTACTGGCGTGTCGAGGGCATCACCTTCGACGCGGCGGGGGACAAGGCCTTCGCGGCGTACTGGCACGGCGAGGGCGCGCACCACGGCATTCTTCGTGGCTGCACGCTCAAGAATGGCACCGATGGGGCGGGCGTCTTCGTCGCCGACAAGGCCCGGGACGTGCTCATCGAGGGCAACGCCATCTCGAACTTCCAGCGCTCGGGAGCGGACAGCCACGGCGTGTGTGTGCAGACCAACTCCAAGAACGTGACCATCCGCGCCAACGACATCCATCACAACTCCGGCGACGGTGTGCAGTGCCTGAGCTCCGAGGGCGGCTCCACCGAGGAGGGCACCCCGTTCGACAACCTGCTCGTCGAGGACAATGACTTGCACGAGAACCGGGAGAATGGCGCGGACATCAAGACGTGCACCCGCGTGACGCTCCGGGGCAACCGCATCTGGGGCCATCGCCGCTCCTCCACCTCGGGCGGGGAGGGCGTGGTGGTGCACATGTCCGCGCGCGACGTCACGCTCGAGGGCAATGAGGTGCGCGACAACGGCCGGGGCATCCAGATTGGCGGAGTCCGGCAGGGCGAGCCCCCCACCCACATCGTCCTGCGGCGCAACCGCGTGTTCGACGGGTACGACTCGGATGGCAGCGAGGGCTCGGGCATCCGCATCGACACCGCCATCGACGTGAAGGTCCTGCACAACACCGTGTGGAACATGCCCACCTATGGACTGGTCGTGGGCAAGGGCGAGTCGGGCGCGAGCGAGGACGTGGAGGTGCGCAACAACATCCTCGGGGCCTGCGCGGCCCTGGCGGTGCGGGTCGGCACGGACTGGGAGGGGTTGTCCTTCGATGGCAACCTCTATTCTCCGCTCGGGGATGCGCCCACCTTCCGCAAGGACTCCCGCGACCAGGATCTCTCCGCCTGGCAGGAGAGCACGGGCTGGGATGCACATTCGGTGGAGAAGGCCCCGGGATTCGTGGACGCCGAGGATGGGGACTTCTGGTTGGCTTCCTCCTCGTCCGCCCGTGACGCGGGCCTGTCGGTGGGCGAGGACTGGTGTGGCCGGGCTCCGGACATGGGCGCGAGGGAGTCTGACTGCCCCTGAGCCGGGAGCCGGGGTAGAGTCCGGGGCGTGTCCGTCTCCGAGTCCTCTCCTGGCGTCATCCTGGTGCCCGCGACCCTGGCCACGCGCGAGCCGCTGAGGCATGCGGTGGCCCGGGCGGGCTTCCAGTGCGTGGAGGCACCCGAGCAGGCCTCGCTCGTCCTGGCGGATCTCACCCTGCCCGGGGCGCACGCCGCCCTCACCGCGCTGATGGCCACGCCCGCGGGGGCCTCGCTCTCCGTCGTGGTGTGGGTGGCGCCGGGCGAGGAGGCCTTCTCCACCGTGGATTCGTTCCACCCCGAGGAGGTGATGACCTCCGGGGCGGATTGTCATGAGGTCGCCTGGCGGCTGCGGCGCGCGATGAAGCACCAGTACAAGCGCGAGGAGGTGCGGCGAAGGCAGCAGGACCTGGCGCTCCTGGTGGAGCTCACCGCGGACTACGCCGAGAGCCTCGATGTGGAGGCCCTGCTGCACGACGTCACCCGCCGGATCGCGGAGCGGCTCGGCGTGGGGCGGGCCACGCTGGTGATGTTGGACCGGGAGGGCGAGGGCGCGCGCGTGGTGGCCGCCAGCGACGCCTCGGGCCCGCAGGACGTTCCCATCGATCTGGAGCGCTACCCCGAGGTGCGCGAGGCGGCGCGCACGGGCAAGCCCGTCGTCGTGGAGGACGCACCGCACCACCCGTTGTTCGAGGGCGTGCAGGAGGAACTGGCCACGCGGCACATCCACACGCTGGTGGCGCTGCCGCTGATCATCACGGGCGTGGTGCGCGGGGTGTTGCTCCTGCGTGCCAGGGGGAGCGACCGGCGCACCTTCGCTCCCCACGACATGGACTTCCTCAACACGGTGGCCCACTCCACGGCGGTTGCCCTGCGCAACGCCTCGCTGCTCCTGTCGGTGCGCGGGAAGACCGAGCGCGAGATGTCCGCGCGCATCGCCGCCGAGGCCAAGGCCGCCTCGCTGGAGACCTATCACCTCTTCTTCGCCAACGTGCGCGAGGGCGTGGCCATCCTCGACGACCGGGCGTGCGTGCTCAGCCTCAACCCCGCGGGCGAGGCCATCCTGGAGACGTCCTCGGAGGCCGCCATGGGCCGTCACCTGGTGGACATCACCCAGCCGCTGGACGAGACGGTGCTGATGGAACTGGTGACGGCGGCCCGGCGCGGCGAGTCGCGCTCGGACGTGGACATGATGGTGCGCCTGCCTGGAGGAAGGCGCCTCACCCTGTGCTTCTCCGCGGGTCCGCTGGAGGATGGGCGCCGGGCCATCATCCTCTCCTTCCGGGATGTCACCCAGGCGCGCCTGCTGGCCGACGAGCTGCACCACACCAAGGACTTCCTGGAGCGGCTCATCGACTCCTCGGTGGACGCCATCGTCGCCGCGGACATGCAGGGCCGCATCATCCTCTTCAACAAGGGCGCCGAGGCCATCTTCGGCTACACCGCCGCGCAGGCGCTGGGAGGATTGCACGTGGACCAGCTCTACCCGCAGGGGGTGTCGCGGCGCATCATGCGGCAGTTGCGCAGCCCGGACTTCGGTGGACGGGGCCGGCTGGAGGTGTGCCGCCAGGAGGTCGTCAGCCGCACCGGGCAGTTCGTGCCGGTGAACATGACGGCCTCCATCGTCCACGAGGGCGGCCGCGAGGTGGCCAGCGTCGGCATCTTCACGGACCTGCGCGACCGCATGGCGCTCGAGCGCAAGCTGTCGGACGTGGAGACGCGCCTGGAGGAGAGCGAGAAGAACGCCGTCATCGTCGCGCTGGCGGGCACCACGGCGCACGAGCTCAACCAACCCCTCACCTCGGTGATGGGCTACGCGGAACTGCTCAAGCGCAAACTCAAGGAGGAGGACGCCGCGTACAAGCCGGTGGACATCATCTATCGCGAGGCGGAACGCATGGCGGAGATCGTCCGCAAGATAGGCCGCATCACCCGCTTCGAGACGAAAGCCTACATGGGTTCGCAGCAGATCCTGGACCTCGACAAGGCCAGCTCCAATGACGACTGAGTCGCGCCGTGTACCCGGGCCGGAGGAGCCTTCCGCCGAGGCCTTCCGGGCATTCTTCGAGGCGGTGGAGGTGCCCGCGGCGCTCTGCGACCTGTCGCTGCGGCTCTTGCGGGGCAACTCCGCCTTCAAGCGCTTCTGCTTCGATCATGGTCTCACGGTGGACCAGATGATGGAGGCGCTCGAGGACACGCTCGTGCCCGACGACTGGAGCTCGAGCGAGGTGAAGGTGGCGCTGCCCCAGGGCGGCTCGGTGATGATGGAGCTGACGCGGCGGGGCGACTCGGTGTCGGTGGTGGGGCGGCGCGAGTCGGAGCACATGCGCGGCCATCTGGTGGTGGTGGAGCAGGCGCTGCTCGAGCAGGCGCGCACCGAGGGCGTGCTGCTGGACCTGGGACGCAGCGTGGCGGAGGCGGGCAGCGAGGAGGAGCTGGTGGCGGCGGTGGCGCGTGGCGTCAAGGAGCTGTTTCCCGGGCGCTCCTTCTGCATCCGTATCACCGACGCGCGCACCGGCTCGCTCACGAGCCTCTACGCCGAGGGCCGCCTCAAGGAGGGCTCGCGCGAGCCGCTGGTGCTCAAGCGCAGCGCGGCGGAGAAGATGCACCTGGTGGAGTCGGCGCTGCCCGCGGGCAAGGTGGTGGTGGCCGGCCGCGTGCCGCTGCTCTTCGAGGACAGTGTCGGAGGGGTGAGCGCGCCGCTGGTGGCCAGTGGCCAGCTCTATGGCGCCATCAACCTGGAGTACCCCGCCTCGCGCCAGGAGGCGAACACCTACCAGGACGAGCGGGTGCTCGTGCAGCTCGCCAACCAGGTCGCGGTGGCGGTGAAGAACGCCAAGCTCATCGACGAGCTGACGTTCGTGCGCAAGTACCTGGAGGACCTGCTGGAGAAGGCCAACGCCCTCATCGTCGTGGCCAACCGCGAGGGAAAGATTGTCGTCTTCAACCGGGCGATGAGCCGCCTCACGGGCTTCAGCAAGGAAGAGGTGCTGGGACGGGACGTGGCGTGGCTGGTGCACCGCGACGAGCACCTGCGGCTGATGCCCGTGCTGCTCGCGGCCCTGCGGGGCGAGGACCTGCCCAACTTCGAGCTGCGGCTGCGCACGCGCACGGGCGAGGCGCGCGCCTCGTTCGCCACCTCCACGTCGCTCTCCTCCCAGGGCGAGGTGGAGGGGGTCATGGCCATCGGGCAGGACGTCACGGTGGTGGCGCAGCTCGAGCAGCGCATCATCCACGCCGAGAAGCTCGCCTCGCTGGGGCAGCTCGCCGCGAGCGTGGCGCACGAAATCAACAACCCGATGACCGCGGTGGTGACGTACGCCGACGCGCTCCTGCAGCGCCTGCCCGTGGGGGCCTCGGGGGGCCCGGACGCGGAGAAGCTGCGCAAGATATTGGAGAACGGCCAGCGCATCCTGCGCTTCACGAGGGATTTGACGTCCTACGCCCGGCCGTCGAAGAACAAGCCGGAGCCGGTGCGGCTCGACGCGCTCCTGGACAAGGCGCTGGGCTACTGCGAGCACGTGGTGACCAAGGCCCAGGTGGAGGTGGAGCGCGACTTCGGCGAGGTGCCGCAGCTCTCCGGGGTGCCCGCCAACCTGGAGCAGGTGTTCGTCAACCTCATCACCAACGCCTGCCACGCGATGCGTCCCGGAGGACGGCTGACCTTGCGCTCGCGGTGCGAGGGGCGCGAGGCGGTGGTGTGGGTGCGGGACACCGGCAGCGGCATCGAGCCCTCGCACCTCTCGCGCATCTTCGAGCCCTTCTTCACCACCAAGACGGAGGGGCAGGGCACGGGGCTGGGGCTGTCCATCGTGCAGCGCATCGTGGAGAAGCACGGGGGTCGGCTGGAGGTGGAGAGCGTGCTGGGACAGGGCACCACCTTCTCGGTGCGCCTGCCCCTGCCGGACTGAACGCCCGTGCTCAGCCCTCGGGCTCGTCGTCCAGCTCGCGGGTGAACTCCTCTTTGGTGAGCAGCCCCTTGCGCGCCATGATGCGCATGAGGGCCCAGAACTTGCGTTCCAGCTCCTCCACCGGGTCCACCGCCGGGCCCGGGGACTGCGGCTCACCGAAGAGCGAGTCCAGCGCGGCGCTGACGTCCCCGGAAGGCGCTCGCCGGGCCGCGCCGCGCCGGGTGCCGCGCCGCTTCTGCTCGCGCTCCTGGATGAGCCGCTCGAGCGAGACGCGACGTGTCATCTCCTCGGAGGGCAGCTCCTCGCCGAGGATGACCTCCTCGCCCTCCTCCGCCTCGCCGATGACGATCTCCTCCACGTCGTCCTCGTCCACCATGGGCAGGCCGGTGGAGGACGTGGTGCGAGCGGGGGCGTCCGGGTGGTAGTAGCGCTGGATGGAGGCGCGCACGGCCGACAGCGGCGCCACGCGCGGGCTCACCTTCATCCCCGTGGTGAACTCCATTTCTTGCAGGGCCGCGGAGTCGAGCGGATCCGCCATGGCCACCACCAGCACGCGCCGCCCGCCCACGTTTTCCAGGGAGATGGGAAACAGGTCGTGCTGCTCGCAGAAGCGCGCCCGCAGCAGGTGGAGGGCGCTCCAGTCCGGGGCGCGGCCCGTCAGATCCATCACCGGCACGCCCAGGGCCTCGCTCAGCGCATGCGCCAGGGTCTTCTCGGTGATCGCGCCCTGGGCCACCAACGTGGCGCCCAGCCGCTGCCGGGTGCGCTGTTGGGCCAGGAGCGCCGCGTCCAGTTGGGCCGTGCTGATCGCCCCCCTCTCCAGGAGCAACTCACCGATCCGCTTTCGGGCCATGCGCGGCGCCTTAGTCGCACCCCACCTGCTCCGTCAAGGGGTCAACGCGGTGCGTCAATGCGTGTCCGTCCGCCATGTGACCGGGCGTCCGGGCGAAGATCCCTCCCAAAATTCCCGTGAGATTTCAGCAACTAAGGGAGCAGGCCGTGTCTTGACACACCTGAAGAGGCGTTCTTAAAGTCGGCCCCCAATTGATGCCAATGGCGGGCCAATGATCCTCGCGGAAGTGAGGTGGGGATCAAGGGCTCGGGATGGCAAGGCCCGTCACGCCGGGTCCGCATGTTTTTTGGAGGCAACAAGCAACTATGAACCTGGGCTTTGTGACGAATCTGACCATTCTTGCCAACGCCGGCGGCCATGGCGCTGAGCGCTCCTTCTTCGAGGAGGTCGCCAAGCGCTGGGAGGCCGGTCAGTGGGGTATGTACCCCATCGCCGTCTGCCTGGTGTTCGCCCTGGCCATCATGGTCGAGCGCAGCATTGTGCTGTTCGGCAAGGCGTCCATCAACAAGGAGGCCTTCCTGCGCGGCCTCAAGAAGCACATCTACGCGGGTGACCTGGACAAGGCCATCAACTACGTGTCCGGCCAGAAGCAGACGCCGCTCACGCAGGTCATCAAGGCCGGCCTGATGAACGTGCCCAAGGGCGAGGAGGAGGTCCAGGCGGCGCTCGACGAGGCCAGCCTGCGCGAGACGCCCCGCATCGAGGCGCGCACCGGCTACCTGGCCATGCTCGGCAACGCGGCGATGCTCGCCGGTCTGCTCGGAACGGTGTCCGGTCTGATCGCCTGCTTCGAGGCGGTGGCCAACGTGAACCCGGCCGACAAGGCGACCATTCTCGCCAACGGCATCTCGGAAGCCATGAACTGCACGGGCTTCGGGCTGCTCACGGCCATCCCCGCCGTCGTCGCCTTCTCCATCCTCTCGGGCCGCGCCACGTCGATCGTCAACGACATCAACGAGACGAGCGTCGCGGTGCTCAACCTGATCGTCAACAACCGCGACAAGTTCAAGAACGCCACCGTCTCGGCGTCCGCGGGCCACGACGAGGAGTAGTTCCTCGTCTTCTGACGAAACCTGAACCCTGGGCGCGTTGTCGGTAGGCTCGAGACGCGCTCCGGAAAGGAAAGGAGAGCCCCATGGCCGGCGGAATGGACCTGGGGGGAGGCAAAGGCAAGAAGTCGCTCGACGTTGCCATCAACCTCACCCCCTTTATCGATCTGATGGCGGTGACCATCAGCTTCCTCATCATGACGGCGGTCTGGACGCAGATCGGCCGTCTCCAGGTGGCGCAGGCCGGAGGCCCCTCCACCGATGAGGAACAGAAACAAGAAGAGCAGACCAAGACGGTCCAGCTCACGCTGTTCGTCACGCCCACCGAGCTGAAGCTGGTGGCGGACCAGAGTGAGTTCCCGTCCATCGAGGCCAAGCGCGGGGCCAACGGCAAGTTGGACCTGGCGCCGCTGCTCGCGCGCTTCAAGGAACTCAAGTCGCAGTTCCCCGACCAGTCCTCCATCACGCTGCAGACCGAGGACAAGGTCCACTACGAAGATCTGGTGCGCATCATCGACCAGTGCATCGGCGCCGGCCTGCCCCAGGTCTCGGTGTCCGCCATCATGGGTTAGGAAGGCATCCACACCATGCCCATCAAGGCTCCCGGTAAGCGCTACTGCAAACGGCTGCAACACTCCAAGGTGTTCG encodes:
- a CDS encoding metallophosphoesterase, translated to MSTPRIEAALALATSAAQQGPHSTPPDGRPRLHHFAIGDPQADITRFFAVLDRHGLLGANGRLIPDVQLISVGDHFDWGKSLERDAVATSAVRLIAWMAAHPADQAVLLLGNHDLGRVGELAGFTDARFALAQVEADGIYRGGDVDEARERDFLARHPELPNVELVARDFGTFREEQRRWVDHLLRARRFRVAHAAAERMIVLHAGVTREDLHAVGLSESLHSHGPSVVETLNQALDSAVAAWTQGPLHIPGLYRPGDATYGEGRGIFYHRPSLSPEDTLHRDATPRRRFDPRRLPLGLTQVVGHTRDKRCRELLVLPHDTPQDGVLRYLVTNGTTIDYRPGTPRAAHPGEAVLLFTDGGMRESPLEAFQMLDLDTRGPARPIQGSAPGEVP
- a CDS encoding dienelactone hydrolase family protein — encoded protein: MAQQAKLTTADGKEVAGYLKAAEGGSSRGAVILIHEFWGLTDQVRGVADRLAREGFTVFAQDLYGGKVTKNPAEATKLMNALDMRRAAQEISHAAEALRHRAPGTKVAVLGFCMGGALTLAAAAADGHLSAAIPFYGIPPESVADVKKIRCPVQGHFANNDDWCSPDRVNALEKTLKGAGIPAEFHRYDASHAFCNEQRPEVYSPQNAELAWKRSVEFLRAHLG
- a CDS encoding GMC family oxidoreductase; its protein translation is MSVSPTSGGEPRREAEHREVLARSFDYVIVGGGTAGCVLARRLVEGTDATVLLLEAGGSDEGVASLSDPLRWIENIGSPYAQNYFYEPSPHVAHRSILLSRGRVLGGSGSTNALIWARGNRADYDGWAEAGNAGWDYDSVLPLFKKSEDWEDGASELRGAGGPIRVERARNLHPVAAALIDAGGSYGMPYLDDVNVPHPEGVGPINMNVRAGARCGTSRAYLRPVMHDERLTVLTGAQVLSLTFSGTRCTGLEFLREGERRSVGASREVILCAGAIDTPRLLMLSGIGPAEELERLGIPVVAALPGVGQNLQEHIIVAGLCFEAKQSLMPLNNNLVGSTFHWKSRSELRVPDLMFVSVQIPYVSAELGARYPIPANTFCIAPGLVRVQSRGYVRMKTARHDGPLEIQPNLLSEQADVDALLMGLELGLDIASQPAFRELTRSWVAPTKRMSREESVAFLRQACSPYFHPVGTCAMGSGEDAVVDARLRVHGLEGLRISDASIMPTIPSAGTHAPSVMIGEFASRLLVGG
- a CDS encoding right-handed parallel beta-helix repeat-containing protein, which produces MRIRWLLSVVSSVVLVGFVACGSREPAQVTEPSAPELSSSTTTPPAPSVDVSAPSPTAPATPDVPASPSAPAPAPAPAPAPPPPPEFSRILWVSPSGKDSAAGTESAPLRTVEKAQSLLQPGEAIFLKSGTYTERLRLDARDGSSGRYLTLMAAPGAKPVFKGGSGNRAPMLEVRRAYWRVEGITFDAAGDKAFAAYWHGEGAHHGILRGCTLKNGTDGAGVFVADKARDVLIEGNAISNFQRSGADSHGVCVQTNSKNVTIRANDIHHNSGDGVQCLSSEGGSTEEGTPFDNLLVEDNDLHENRENGADIKTCTRVTLRGNRIWGHRRSSTSGGEGVVVHMSARDVTLEGNEVRDNGRGIQIGGVRQGEPPTHIVLRRNRVFDGYDSDGSEGSGIRIDTAIDVKVLHNTVWNMPTYGLVVGKGESGASEDVEVRNNILGACAALAVRVGTDWEGLSFDGNLYSPLGDAPTFRKDSRDQDLSAWQESTGWDAHSVEKAPGFVDAEDGDFWLASSSSARDAGLSVGEDWCGRAPDMGARESDCP
- a CDS encoding PAS domain S-box protein — translated: MSVSESSPGVILVPATLATREPLRHAVARAGFQCVEAPEQASLVLADLTLPGAHAALTALMATPAGASLSVVVWVAPGEEAFSTVDSFHPEEVMTSGADCHEVAWRLRRAMKHQYKREEVRRRQQDLALLVELTADYAESLDVEALLHDVTRRIAERLGVGRATLVMLDREGEGARVVAASDASGPQDVPIDLERYPEVREAARTGKPVVVEDAPHHPLFEGVQEELATRHIHTLVALPLIITGVVRGVLLLRARGSDRRTFAPHDMDFLNTVAHSTAVALRNASLLLSVRGKTEREMSARIAAEAKAASLETYHLFFANVREGVAILDDRACVLSLNPAGEAILETSSEAAMGRHLVDITQPLDETVLMELVTAARRGESRSDVDMMVRLPGGRRLTLCFSAGPLEDGRRAIILSFRDVTQARLLADELHHTKDFLERLIDSSVDAIVAADMQGRIILFNKGAEAIFGYTAAQALGGLHVDQLYPQGVSRRIMRQLRSPDFGGRGRLEVCRQEVVSRTGQFVPVNMTASIVHEGGREVASVGIFTDLRDRMALERKLSDVETRLEESEKNAVIVALAGTTAHELNQPLTSVMGYAELLKRKLKEEDAAYKPVDIIYREAERMAEIVRKIGRITRFETKAYMGSQQILDLDKASSNDD